A single region of the Pseudomonas granadensis genome encodes:
- a CDS encoding heavy metal response regulator transcription factor — protein sequence MRVLIIEDEEKTADYLHRGLTEQGYTVDLARDGVEGLHLALESDYAVIVLDVMLPGLDGFGVLRALRARKQTPVIMLTARERVEDRIKGLRDGADDYLGKPFSFLELVARLQALTRRSGGHEPVQVSIADLWVDLISRKATRAGTRLDLTAKEFSLLSVLARRQGEILSKTAIAEMVWDINFDSDANVVEVAIKRLRAKLDGPFDEKLLHTIRGMGYVLESRGVQ from the coding sequence ATGCGCGTTCTGATTATCGAAGACGAGGAAAAAACCGCGGACTATCTGCACCGCGGCCTCACTGAACAGGGTTATACCGTGGACCTGGCCCGTGACGGTGTCGAAGGCCTGCATCTGGCGCTGGAAAGCGATTACGCGGTGATCGTCCTCGACGTCATGCTGCCGGGCCTCGATGGCTTCGGCGTGCTGCGTGCCTTGCGTGCGCGCAAGCAGACCCCGGTGATCATGCTCACCGCCCGCGAGCGCGTCGAGGACCGTATCAAAGGCCTGCGCGACGGTGCCGACGATTACCTCGGCAAACCGTTTTCCTTCCTCGAACTGGTCGCGCGTCTGCAAGCGCTGACCCGGCGCAGTGGCGGCCACGAACCGGTGCAAGTGAGCATCGCCGACCTGTGGGTAGATCTGATCAGCCGCAAAGCCACCCGCGCCGGCACCCGGTTGGACCTGACGGCCAAGGAGTTCTCGCTGCTCAGTGTGCTCGCCCGCCGCCAGGGTGAAATCCTCTCGAAAACCGCGATTGCCGAAATGGTCTGGGACATCAATTTCGACAGTGACGCCAACGTCGTCGAAGTCGCGATCAAACGCCTGCGCGCCAAACTCGACGGTCCGTTCGACGAGAAACTGCTGCACACCATTCGTGGTATGGGTTATGTGCTGGAGAGCCGTGGTGTCCAGTAA
- a CDS encoding heavy metal sensor histidine kinase — translation MSSNSIALRLSGMFTLVALVVFVLIGGALYQQVDKGLGLLPEAELDARYSVLESTVGRYGTPEHWVKINNKLKLLGEEDKRISFWISSGNPQYEYGNLTPQIRAVANGPLGMRDLQLPDQPAPLKVLVSQFPAKDQRPPLRFMIGIDTETFHQTQHQLLIALVSLAIVGVLLASALGYWVARIGLQPLIRLSQEAQRLAPPLRAGRLRLSPLPPELEQFVESFNSTLERVELAYSRLESFNADVAHELRSPLTNLIGQTQVALTRGRSAEHYFEVLQSNLEELERLRSIINDMLFLASADQGNKATRLTSTSLADEVATTLDYLDFILEDAQVQVRVSGDAQVQIEVAHLRRALINLLSNAVQHTEPGEVIEVCIEVQEHQVSIGVANPGSPIAGEHLPRLFERFYRVDASRRNSGNNHGLGLAIVKAIALMHGGDVFVRSDRGVNTFGMYLPI, via the coding sequence GTGTCCAGTAACTCGATTGCCCTGCGCCTCAGCGGGATGTTTACGCTCGTGGCGCTGGTGGTGTTTGTTTTGATCGGCGGCGCGCTTTATCAACAAGTCGACAAGGGGCTGGGCCTGCTTCCCGAAGCCGAACTCGATGCGCGTTACAGCGTGCTCGAATCCACCGTCGGCCGTTACGGCACGCCGGAGCACTGGGTGAAAATCAACAACAAGCTCAAGCTGCTCGGCGAGGAAGACAAACGCATCAGTTTCTGGATCAGCAGCGGCAACCCGCAATACGAATACGGCAACCTCACGCCACAGATCCGCGCGGTCGCCAACGGCCCGCTGGGCATGCGTGACCTGCAACTGCCCGATCAGCCCGCTCCGCTGAAAGTGCTGGTCAGCCAGTTCCCGGCCAAGGACCAGCGCCCGCCGCTGCGCTTCATGATTGGCATCGACACCGAGACCTTTCACCAGACCCAGCACCAGTTGCTGATTGCCTTGGTCAGCCTGGCGATCGTCGGCGTGCTGCTGGCGTCGGCGCTGGGTTATTGGGTAGCGCGGATTGGCTTGCAGCCGCTGATCAGACTGTCTCAGGAAGCCCAGCGTCTGGCGCCGCCACTGCGGGCCGGGCGCCTGCGTCTGTCGCCATTGCCGCCGGAGCTTGAGCAATTTGTCGAGTCGTTCAACTCGACGCTGGAGCGCGTCGAACTGGCCTATTCGCGCCTGGAATCATTCAACGCCGACGTCGCTCATGAATTGCGTTCACCACTGACCAACCTGATCGGCCAGACGCAAGTGGCGCTGACCCGCGGGCGCTCTGCAGAGCATTACTTCGAAGTGCTGCAATCGAATCTGGAAGAACTCGAGCGACTGCGCTCGATCATCAACGACATGCTGTTTCTGGCCAGTGCCGATCAGGGCAACAAGGCGACCCGACTCACCTCTACGTCGTTGGCCGATGAAGTGGCAACGACGCTGGACTATCTGGATTTCATTCTCGAAGACGCGCAGGTGCAAGTGCGGGTCAGCGGCGACGCGCAGGTACAGATCGAAGTCGCGCATTTGCGTCGGGCGTTGATCAATCTGCTCAGCAACGCGGTGCAGCACACCGAGCCGGGTGAGGTGATCGAGGTGTGTATCGAGGTCCAGGAACATCAGGTGAGCATCGGTGTGGCGAATCCCGGATCGCCGATTGCCGGTGAACATCTGCCGCGCCTGTTTGAGCGATTTTACCGGGTCGATGCGTCGCGCCGTAATAGCGGCAATAACCATGGACTGGGGCTGGCAATCGTCAAGGCGATTGCGTTGATGCATGGTGGGGATGTATTTGTGCGCAGTGATCGGGGGGTTAATACCTTTGGAATGTATCTGCCAATCTAA
- a CDS encoding sensor domain-containing diguanylate cyclase, translating to MIVSRTPSTTGKSERPERLLICGSLLSVIAIVCIVTFLLIREHASAQESATRSATTIAQLIDADVLRTVELYDMTLQGLIAAAQRDDLQNVSPQIRHLALFDRSTTARYKGDILLLDTLGNVVADSSRVEPKPSNFADRDYFLAHAFNRDIGMFISRPFQTRCDCDEANQWTISFSRRISTQTGEFAGVAVASLKLDYFDQLFNSLDIGKDSTLNIINSDGVLLAQKPYLQSDSVGKSFGNRPNVVKILSDKDGKGSFTSTSSMDQQQRLYTYSRVGNLPLTVMVALSSDEVFGTWRRTALLISGATGVLCVGLLWLTWLLARELRLRQRAERELAQLAATDDLTGVANRRMLDQTLRHEWFRAQRSGQPLSVMMIDADHFKAFNDRHGHQAGDQALKTLAQVIGENVRRPADLVARYGGEEFSVILAETDSQGAQRIAEKIRQAVEQLPLMDGAERAMTVSIGIATWTTASEMTLEQLLFAADKALYQAKEGGRNRVVVAA from the coding sequence ATGATCGTAAGCCGTACCCCGTCCACCACGGGCAAATCCGAACGCCCCGAGCGGCTGCTGATCTGTGGCAGTCTGCTCAGCGTGATCGCGATTGTGTGCATCGTCACCTTCCTGCTCATCCGCGAGCACGCCAGCGCCCAGGAATCCGCCACTCGCAGCGCCACGACCATTGCGCAACTGATCGACGCCGATGTGCTGCGCACGGTCGAGCTGTACGACATGACGCTGCAAGGCCTGATTGCCGCCGCGCAACGGGATGATTTGCAGAACGTCTCGCCGCAGATCCGGCATCTGGCGCTGTTCGACCGCTCGACCACGGCGCGTTACAAGGGCGATATCCTGCTGCTCGACACGCTTGGCAATGTCGTCGCCGACTCCTCGCGGGTGGAGCCGAAGCCGAGCAATTTTGCCGACCGCGACTACTTTCTCGCCCACGCCTTCAACCGCGACATCGGCATGTTCATCAGCCGGCCGTTCCAGACCCGATGCGACTGCGATGAAGCCAATCAGTGGACGATCAGTTTCAGTCGGCGAATCTCCACGCAAACCGGCGAGTTTGCCGGCGTGGCCGTGGCGTCGCTGAAGCTCGATTACTTCGATCAATTGTTCAACAGCCTCGATATCGGTAAAGACAGCACGCTGAACATCATCAACAGTGACGGCGTACTGCTTGCGCAGAAGCCGTATCTGCAAAGCGACTCGGTCGGCAAGAGCTTTGGCAACCGCCCCAATGTGGTGAAAATCCTCAGCGACAAGGACGGCAAAGGCAGTTTCACCAGCACCTCAAGCATGGATCAGCAGCAGCGCCTGTATACGTATTCGCGGGTCGGCAATCTGCCGCTGACGGTGATGGTCGCGCTGTCCAGCGACGAAGTGTTCGGCACCTGGCGGCGCACCGCACTGCTGATCAGCGGCGCCACCGGTGTGTTGTGCGTGGGGTTGCTCTGGCTGACCTGGCTGCTCGCCCGCGAGCTGCGCTTGCGCCAGCGTGCCGAGCGCGAGCTCGCGCAACTGGCGGCCACCGACGATCTCACCGGTGTAGCCAACCGGCGCATGCTCGATCAGACCTTGCGTCATGAATGGTTTCGCGCCCAGCGTTCGGGCCAGCCGTTGTCAGTGATGATGATCGATGCCGATCACTTCAAGGCGTTCAATGACCGCCATGGGCATCAGGCCGGGGATCAGGCACTGAAAACCCTGGCGCAGGTGATTGGCGAAAACGTGCGACGCCCGGCCGATCTGGTGGCGCGTTATGGCGGTGAGGAGTTTTCAGTGATTCTGGCCGAGACCGACAGCCAGGGCGCGCAACGGATTGCCGAGAAGATTCGCCAGGCTGTGGAGCAACTGCCGCTGATGGACGGGGCTGAGCGGGCGATGACGGTAAGTATCGGCATTGCGACCTGGACGACGGCCAGCGAGATGACGCTGGAGCAGTTGCTGTTTGCAGCGGACAAGGCGTTGTATCAGGCCAAGGAAGGCGGGCGTAATCGGGTGGTGGTGGCTGCCTGA